One Prodigiosinella aquatilis DNA window includes the following coding sequences:
- the rplL gene encoding 50S ribosomal protein L7/L12, whose protein sequence is MSITKDQILEAVAAMSVMDVVDLVSAMEEKFGVSAAAAVAVAAAGPAEAAEEKTEFDVILSAIGANKVAVIKAVRSASGLGLKEAKDLVESAPAVVKEAISKDDAEALKKSLEEAGASVEVK, encoded by the coding sequence ATGTCTATCACTAAAGACCAAATTCTGGAAGCAGTAGCAGCGATGTCTGTTATGGACGTTGTTGATCTGGTTTCTGCAATGGAAGAAAAATTCGGCGTTTCTGCTGCGGCTGCTGTAGCTGTTGCTGCTGCGGGTCCGGCTGAAGCTGCTGAAGAAAAAACTGAGTTCGATGTTATCCTGTCTGCTATCGGTGCTAACAAAGTTGCGGTTATCAAAGCCGTTCGTAGCGCAAGTGGCCTGGGCCTGAAAGAAGCCAAAGATCTGGTTGAATCTGCACCGGCTGTTGTTAAAGAAGCTATCAGCAAAGATGACGCTGAAGCTCTGAAAAAATCCCTGGAAGAAGCTGGTGCTTCTGTTGAAGTTAAATAA
- the tuf gene encoding elongation factor Tu, which produces MSKEKFERTKPHLNVGTIGHVDHGKTTLTAAITSVLAKTYGGQARAFDQIDNAPEEKARGITINTSHVEYDTPTRHYAHVDCPGHADYVKNMITGAAQMDGAILVVAATDGPMPQTREHILLARQVGVPYIIVFLNKCDMVDDEELLELVEMEVRELLSQYDFPGDDTPVIRGSALKALEGDAEWEAKIIELAEALDSYIPEPERAIDRPFLLPIEDVFSISGRGTVVTGRVERGVIKVGEEVEIVGIKDTTKTTCTGVEMFRKLLDEGRAGENVGVLLRGTKRDEVERGQVLAKPGSIKPHTQFESEVYILSKDEGGRHTPFFKGYRPQFYFRTTDVTGTIELPEGVEMVMPGDNIKMVVNLIAPIAMDDGLRFAIREGGRTVGAGVVAKVIA; this is translated from the coding sequence ATGTCTAAAGAAAAATTTGAACGTACAAAACCGCACCTTAACGTCGGTACTATCGGCCACGTTGACCATGGTAAAACAACGCTGACCGCTGCTATCACAAGTGTTCTGGCTAAAACCTACGGTGGCCAGGCTCGTGCATTCGACCAAATCGACAACGCGCCGGAAGAAAAAGCACGTGGTATCACCATCAACACTTCTCATGTTGAATATGATACCCCGACTCGTCACTACGCACACGTTGACTGCCCAGGACATGCTGACTATGTGAAAAACATGATCACCGGTGCTGCCCAGATGGATGGCGCGATCCTGGTGGTTGCCGCGACTGACGGCCCGATGCCTCAGACTCGTGAGCACATCCTGCTGGCTCGTCAGGTTGGTGTTCCGTATATCATCGTGTTCCTGAACAAATGTGACATGGTTGATGACGAAGAACTGCTGGAACTGGTAGAGATGGAAGTGCGTGAGCTGCTGTCTCAGTACGATTTCCCAGGTGATGACACTCCGGTAATTCGCGGTTCTGCGCTGAAAGCACTGGAAGGCGACGCTGAGTGGGAAGCCAAAATCATTGAGCTGGCGGAAGCCCTGGATTCCTATATTCCAGAACCTGAACGTGCGATTGACAGACCGTTCCTGCTGCCGATCGAAGATGTATTCTCCATCTCTGGTCGTGGTACGGTAGTGACGGGTCGTGTAGAACGCGGCGTCATCAAAGTGGGTGAAGAAGTTGAAATCGTGGGTATCAAAGACACCACGAAAACCACGTGTACTGGTGTTGAAATGTTCCGTAAATTGCTGGACGAAGGCCGTGCGGGTGAGAACGTTGGTGTTCTGCTGCGCGGTACGAAGCGTGATGAAGTGGAACGTGGTCAGGTACTGGCTAAACCGGGTTCAATCAAGCCGCATACGCAGTTTGAATCAGAAGTTTATATTCTGAGCAAAGATGAAGGTGGCCGTCATACGCCGTTCTTCAAAGGCTATCGTCCACAGTTCTATTTCCGTACGACGGATGTTACGGGAACGATTGAACTGCCAGAAGGCGTAGAGATGGTAATGCCGGGCGACAACATCAAGATGGTAGTAAACCTGATTGCGCCAATCGCAATGGATGACGGTTTGCGTTTTGCTATCCGTGAAGGCGGCCGTACAGTAGGTGCTGGCGTTGTTGCTAAAGTTATCGCTTAA
- a CDS encoding GNAT family N-acetyltransferase: MKIVLLNVATLPVYRYELANLLVNAVTEGASVGYETPFSHEEAERYVHGLRPSVAEGERLLWIARNADGMVGSIQLELCQKSNGQNRAEIQKLLVHSHARRQGIGKQLLSTLEKAALQYRRGLLYLDTQAGSPAESFYRSQRYRYLGELPDYASSPNGYYHPTAIYYKRLFAVNRMERSLAS, translated from the coding sequence ATGAAGATAGTATTACTTAATGTCGCGACTCTCCCGGTTTACCGTTATGAGTTAGCCAACTTATTGGTGAATGCTGTCACAGAAGGAGCTTCGGTAGGATACGAAACCCCATTTTCTCATGAAGAGGCGGAAAGATATGTACATGGTTTAAGGCCTTCAGTTGCAGAGGGAGAACGCCTTCTATGGATAGCGCGTAACGCTGATGGTATGGTGGGTAGTATACAGCTTGAACTGTGTCAGAAATCAAATGGGCAAAACCGCGCTGAAATTCAAAAGTTACTTGTGCATAGCCATGCTCGCAGGCAAGGAATAGGTAAGCAATTACTCTCCACTCTTGAAAAGGCCGCGCTACAATACCGGCGTGGATTACTTTATCTGGACACTCAGGCAGGCTCCCCAGCCGAGTCTTTTTACCGTTCACAAAGGTATCGCTATCTGGGAGAACTTCCTGACTATGCCAGCTCGCCAAATGGCTATTACCATCCGACAGCCATTTATTATAAGCGTCTATTTGCCGTTAATCGTATGGAACGATCGCTAGCGAGCTAG
- the rplK gene encoding 50S ribosomal protein L11, with product MAKKVQAYVKLQVAAGMANPSPPVGPALGQQGVNIMEFCKAFNAKTDSVEKGLPIPVVITVYSDRSFTFVTKTPPAAVLLKKAAGIKSGSGKPNKDKVGKVTRAQVREIAETKAADMTGADVEAMSRSIEGTARSMGLVVED from the coding sequence ATGGCCAAGAAAGTTCAAGCCTACGTTAAGCTGCAGGTTGCAGCTGGTATGGCTAACCCGAGCCCGCCAGTCGGTCCGGCTTTGGGTCAGCAGGGTGTTAATATCATGGAATTCTGTAAGGCATTCAATGCTAAGACTGACAGCGTTGAAAAAGGCCTGCCGATTCCGGTTGTTATCACTGTTTATTCTGACCGTTCCTTCACCTTCGTTACCAAAACGCCGCCAGCTGCAGTGCTGTTGAAAAAAGCGGCTGGTATCAAGTCTGGTTCCGGTAAACCGAACAAAGACAAAGTCGGTAAAGTAACCCGTGCTCAGGTACGTGAAATCGCAGAAACCAAAGCTGCGGACATGACTGGTGCTGACGTGGAGGCCATGTCGCGCTCCATTGAAGGTACTGCTCGTTCCATGGGCCTGGTAGTGGAGGATTAA
- the secE gene encoding preprotein translocase subunit SecE: MSANTEAQGSGRGLEMFKWLVVAVLLVAAIVGNYYYREFSLPLRALVVVILIAIAGGIALLTTKGKATVLFAREARTEVRKVIWPTRQETLHTTLIVAAVTAVMSLILWGLDGILVRLVSLITGLRF, translated from the coding sequence ATGAGTGCGAATACTGAAGCGCAGGGCAGCGGGCGTGGCCTGGAGATGTTTAAATGGCTGGTAGTAGCTGTTTTACTGGTCGCTGCTATTGTAGGTAACTATTACTACCGAGAGTTCAGTTTACCGCTACGTGCATTGGTTGTTGTCATCCTAATTGCTATTGCTGGTGGTATAGCGTTACTTACTACCAAAGGTAAGGCAACAGTCCTGTTTGCTCGTGAAGCTCGTACCGAGGTACGTAAGGTCATATGGCCAACACGCCAGGAAACGCTACACACTACGCTGATTGTTGCTGCAGTTACTGCCGTTATGTCACTGATTCTCTGGGGATTGGACGGTATCTTGGTCCGTCTGGTGTCGTTGATTACTGGCCTGAGGTTCTAA
- the rplJ gene encoding 50S ribosomal protein L10 gives MALNLQDKQAIVAEVSEVAKGAQSAVVADSRGVTVDKMTELRKAGRDAGVYMRVVRNTLLRRIVEGTQFECLKDTFVGPTLIAYSMEHPGAAARLFKEFAKANAKFEVKAAAFEGELIPAAQIDRLATLPTYEEALARLMSTMKEAAAGKLVRTLAAVRDQKEAA, from the coding sequence ATGGCATTAAATCTTCAAGACAAACAAGCGATTGTTGCTGAAGTCAGTGAAGTGGCCAAAGGCGCGCAGTCTGCGGTTGTTGCGGATTCTCGTGGCGTTACCGTAGATAAAATGACCGAACTGCGTAAAGCAGGTCGTGACGCTGGCGTATACATGCGTGTTGTTCGCAACACCCTGCTGCGTCGCATCGTTGAAGGCACTCAATTTGAATGCCTGAAAGACACGTTTGTTGGTCCAACCTTGATTGCATATTCTATGGAACACCCGGGTGCTGCTGCCCGTTTGTTCAAAGAGTTCGCCAAAGCGAATGCAAAATTTGAGGTTAAAGCTGCAGCCTTTGAAGGTGAGTTGATTCCGGCGGCTCAAATTGACCGTCTGGCAACGCTGCCGACTTACGAAGAAGCACTGGCACGTCTGATGTCGACCATGAAAGAAGCCGCTGCCGGCAAACTGGTCCGCACTCTGGCTGCTGTTCGCGACCAGAAAGAAGCTGCTTAA
- the rplA gene encoding 50S ribosomal protein L1, whose product MAKLTKRMRVIREKVDVTKQYDINEAVALLKELATAKFVESVDVAVNLGIDARKSDQNVRGATVLPHGTGRTVRVAVFAQGANAEAAKAAGADLIGMDDLADQIKKGEMNFDVVIASPDAMRVVGQLGQILGPRGLMPNPKVGTVTPNVAEAVKNAKAGQVRYRNDKNGIIHTTIGKVDFDSDKLKENLESLLIALKKAKPAQAKGVYIKKVSLSTTMGAGVAIDQSGLNAVAG is encoded by the coding sequence ATGGCTAAGCTGACCAAGCGCATGCGCGTGATCCGTGAAAAAGTTGATGTGACCAAACAATATGACATCAACGAAGCTGTTGCTCTGCTCAAAGAGCTGGCCACCGCTAAATTTGTCGAAAGTGTGGATGTTGCTGTTAATCTCGGCATCGATGCACGTAAATCTGATCAGAACGTACGTGGTGCAACTGTTCTGCCGCATGGCACTGGACGTACTGTACGTGTCGCTGTGTTTGCTCAAGGTGCAAACGCTGAAGCGGCTAAAGCTGCTGGCGCTGACCTGATAGGTATGGACGATCTGGCTGATCAGATCAAAAAAGGCGAAATGAATTTTGACGTAGTTATCGCTTCTCCGGATGCAATGCGCGTTGTCGGCCAATTAGGCCAGATTCTGGGACCACGTGGTCTGATGCCAAACCCGAAAGTGGGTACTGTGACGCCTAACGTTGCTGAAGCAGTTAAAAATGCTAAAGCCGGTCAGGTTCGTTACCGTAACGACAAGAACGGTATCATCCATACTACGATAGGTAAGGTTGATTTCGATTCTGACAAACTGAAAGAAAACCTGGAGTCTCTGTTGATTGCGCTGAAAAAAGCGAAACCAGCTCAGGCGAAAGGCGTGTACATCAAGAAAGTCAGCCTGTCGACCACGATGGGTGCTGGTGTTGCCATCGATCAGAGTGGCCTGAACGCTGTTGCAGGCTGA
- the nusG gene encoding transcription termination/antitermination protein NusG: MSEAPKKRWYVVQAFSGFESRVAQSLREHIKLQNMEDHFGEVMVPTEEVVEIRGGQRRKSERKFFPGYVLVQMTMDDASWHLVRSVPRVMGFIGGTSDRPAPISDKEVDAIMNRLQQVGDKPRPKTLFEPGEMVRVNDGPFADFNGVVEEVDYEKSRLKVSVSIFGRATPVELDFGQVEKG, from the coding sequence ATGTCTGAAGCTCCAAAGAAACGTTGGTACGTCGTTCAGGCGTTTTCTGGTTTTGAAAGTCGTGTTGCCCAATCATTGCGTGAACACATTAAACTTCAGAACATGGAAGATCATTTTGGTGAAGTGATGGTCCCAACAGAAGAAGTGGTGGAAATCCGTGGTGGACAGCGCCGTAAAAGTGAGCGCAAATTTTTCCCCGGTTATGTGTTGGTGCAGATGACAATGGATGACGCTAGCTGGCATTTGGTACGTAGCGTGCCGCGTGTCATGGGATTCATTGGCGGAACATCTGACCGTCCGGCACCTATTAGTGACAAAGAAGTCGATGCCATTATGAATCGCCTGCAACAGGTTGGTGATAAACCGCGTCCGAAAACGTTATTTGAGCCGGGTGAAATGGTTCGTGTTAATGATGGTCCGTTTGCCGATTTTAACGGTGTGGTCGAAGAAGTTGATTACGAGAAAAGCCGCCTGAAAGTATCTGTTTCTATCTTTGGTCGTGCAACGCCGGTAGAGTTGGACTTTGGCCAGGTTGAGAAAGGCTAG
- the rpoB gene encoding DNA-directed RNA polymerase subunit beta: MVYSYTEKKRIRKDFGKRPQVLDIPYLLSIQLDSFQKFIEQDPEGQYGLEAAFRSVFPIKSYSGNSELQYVSYRLGEPVFDVKECQIRGVTFSAPLRVKLRLVIYEREAPEGTVKDIKEQEVYMGEIPLMTENGTFVINGTERVIVSQLHRSPGVFFDSDKGKTHSSGKVLYNARIIPYRGSWLDFEFDPKDNLFVRIDRRRKLPATIILRALSYSTEEILNLFFDKVAYEIDNNKLQMELVPERLRGETASFDIEANGKVYIEKGRRITARHIRLLEKDGIERIEVPVEYIAGKVLAKDYIDVGTGEVIAMANMELSLDLLAKLSQAGHKHIETLFTNDLDHGPYMSETLRVDPTSDRLSALVEIYRMMRPGEPPTREAAETLFENLFFSEDRYDLSAVGRMKFNRSLLREEIEGSGILSKEDIIEVMKKLIDIRNGKGEVDDIDHLGNRRIRSVGEMAENQFRVGLVRVERAVKERLSLGDLDTLMPQDMINAKPISAAVKEFFGSSQLSQFMDQNNPLSEITHKRRISALGPGGLTRERAGFEVRDVHPTHYGRVCPIETPEGPNIGLINSLSVYAQTNEYGFLETPYRRVRDDVVTDEIHYLSAIEEGNYVIAQANTNLDEEGHFIDELVTCRNKGESSLFSRDQVDYMDVSTQQVVSVGASLIPFLEHDDANRALMGANMQRQAVPTLRADKPLVGTGMERAVAVDSGVTSVAKRGGTVQYVDASRIVIKVNEDEMYPGEAGIDIYNLTKYTRSNQNTCINQMPCVSLGEPVERGDVLADGPSTDLGELALGQNMRVAFMPWNGYNFEDSILVSERVVQEDRFTTIHIQELACVSRDTKLGPEEITADIPNVGEAALSKLDESGIVYIGAEVTGGDILVGKVTPKGETQLTPEEKLLRAIFGEKASDVKDSSLRVPNGVSGTVIDVQVFTRDGVEKDKRALEIEEMQLKQAKKDLTEELQILEAGLFARIHYVLVAGGIEAEKLDKLPRERWLELGLTDEEKQNQLEQLAEQYDELKHEFEKKLEAKRRKITQGDDLAPGVLKIVKVYLAVKRQIQPGDKMAGRHGNKGVISKINPIEDMPYDENGTPVDIVLNPLGVPSRMNIGQILETHLGMAAKGIGDKINAMLKQQEEVSKLREFIQKAYDLGNDVRQKVDLNTFTDEEVLRLAENLKKGMPIATPVFDGAKESEIKELLKLGDLPTSGQITLFDGRTGEQFERSVTVGYMYMLKLNHLVDDKMHARSTGSYSLVTQQPLGGKAQFGGQRFGEMEVWALEAYGAAYTLQEMLTVKSDDVNGRTKMYKNIVDGDHRMEPGMPESFNVLLKEIRSLGINIELEED, from the coding sequence ATGGTTTACTCCTATACCGAGAAAAAACGTATTCGTAAGGATTTTGGTAAACGTCCGCAAGTGTTGGACATACCTTATCTCCTTTCTATCCAGCTTGACTCGTTCCAGAAGTTCATCGAGCAAGATCCGGAAGGTCAGTACGGATTGGAAGCAGCATTCCGTTCTGTTTTCCCAATTAAGAGTTACAGCGGCAATTCAGAGCTGCAATACGTTAGCTATCGCTTAGGCGAGCCGGTGTTTGACGTTAAAGAGTGTCAAATCCGTGGTGTAACGTTTTCTGCCCCGCTGCGTGTGAAGTTGCGTCTGGTGATCTACGAGCGCGAAGCGCCGGAAGGCACCGTTAAAGATATTAAAGAACAAGAAGTTTACATGGGCGAAATTCCGCTCATGACAGAAAACGGCACCTTTGTCATTAACGGTACTGAGCGCGTTATCGTATCTCAGTTGCACCGTAGTCCAGGTGTGTTCTTTGACAGCGACAAGGGTAAAACCCACTCTTCCGGTAAGGTGCTGTATAACGCACGTATTATTCCTTACCGTGGTTCCTGGCTGGATTTTGAATTCGACCCGAAAGACAATCTGTTTGTCCGTATCGACCGTCGCCGTAAATTGCCTGCGACCATCATTCTGCGTGCATTGAGTTACTCTACCGAAGAAATTCTGAATTTGTTCTTCGACAAAGTAGCCTATGAAATCGACAACAATAAGTTGCAGATGGAACTGGTGCCAGAGCGCTTACGTGGCGAAACTGCTTCTTTTGATATTGAAGCGAATGGCAAGGTCTACATTGAAAAAGGCCGTCGTATCACGGCTCGCCATATCCGTCTGTTAGAAAAAGATGGCATTGAGCGTATTGAAGTACCGGTGGAATACATTGCCGGTAAAGTATTGGCTAAAGATTATATTGATGTCGGCACGGGTGAAGTGATCGCTATGGCGAACATGGAACTGTCGCTGGATTTGCTGGCTAAACTGAGCCAGGCAGGCCACAAACATATCGAAACGCTGTTTACCAATGATCTTGATCATGGCCCGTATATGTCTGAGACACTGCGTGTCGACCCAACCAGTGATCGTTTGAGTGCATTGGTTGAAATTTACCGCATGATGCGTCCGGGTGAGCCACCGACACGTGAAGCGGCTGAAACGCTGTTTGAAAACCTGTTCTTCTCTGAAGATCGTTATGATCTGTCGGCGGTTGGTCGTATGAAGTTCAACCGTTCTTTGCTGCGTGAGGAGATCGAAGGCTCCGGTATCCTGAGCAAAGAAGACATCATCGAAGTGATGAAGAAGCTCATCGATATCCGTAACGGTAAAGGTGAGGTGGATGATATCGACCACCTGGGTAACCGTCGTATCCGTTCTGTTGGTGAAATGGCTGAAAACCAGTTCCGTGTGGGTCTGGTGCGTGTTGAGCGTGCGGTGAAAGAACGCCTGTCATTGGGCGATCTGGACACATTAATGCCGCAGGATATGATCAATGCCAAGCCGATTTCTGCTGCAGTAAAAGAGTTCTTCGGTTCCAGTCAGTTGTCTCAATTTATGGATCAGAACAACCCACTGTCTGAAATTACGCATAAGCGTCGTATTTCTGCTTTGGGCCCTGGCGGTCTGACCCGTGAACGTGCGGGCTTTGAAGTTCGAGACGTACATCCGACACACTATGGTCGTGTATGTCCTATCGAGACACCTGAAGGTCCTAACATCGGTCTGATTAACTCGTTGTCTGTATATGCACAGACTAACGAATATGGTTTCCTGGAAACCCCGTATCGTCGTGTTCGTGATGATGTGGTGACAGATGAAATTCATTACCTGTCCGCGATTGAAGAAGGCAATTACGTTATTGCCCAGGCGAACACCAATCTGGACGAAGAAGGCCATTTCATAGATGAATTGGTTACTTGTCGTAACAAAGGCGAATCCAGCCTGTTTAGCCGCGATCAAGTTGACTATATGGACGTTTCCACCCAGCAGGTGGTTTCTGTCGGTGCATCACTGATTCCGTTCCTGGAACACGATGACGCCAACCGTGCATTGATGGGTGCGAACATGCAACGTCAGGCGGTACCGACTCTGCGTGCTGATAAGCCGCTGGTAGGCACTGGCATGGAGCGTGCGGTAGCGGTGGACTCTGGTGTAACTTCCGTTGCCAAACGTGGTGGTACCGTTCAGTACGTAGATGCTTCCCGTATTGTGATCAAGGTTAACGAAGATGAAATGTATCCGGGCGAAGCCGGCATTGATATCTATAACCTGACTAAATATACCCGTTCCAACCAGAACACTTGTATCAACCAGATGCCTTGCGTATCACTGGGTGAGCCGGTTGAACGCGGTGATGTGTTGGCTGACGGCCCGTCTACCGACCTGGGTGAATTGGCTCTGGGTCAAAACATGCGCGTGGCGTTCATGCCGTGGAATGGTTACAACTTCGAAGACTCCATTCTCGTATCCGAGCGTGTAGTGCAGGAAGATCGCTTCACGACTATCCATATTCAGGAACTGGCATGTGTATCCCGTGATACCAAGTTAGGGCCTGAAGAGATTACTGCGGATATCCCGAATGTGGGTGAAGCAGCGCTCTCCAAACTGGATGAGTCCGGCATTGTTTATATCGGTGCTGAAGTGACCGGTGGTGATATTCTGGTGGGTAAAGTAACGCCGAAAGGCGAAACTCAACTGACGCCGGAAGAGAAGCTGCTGCGAGCCATCTTTGGTGAAAAAGCGTCTGACGTTAAAGATTCGTCACTGCGTGTGCCAAACGGTGTTTCCGGCACGGTTATCGATGTTCAGGTCTTTACCCGCGATGGCGTGGAAAAAGACAAACGTGCGCTGGAAATCGAAGAAATGCAGTTGAAGCAGGCCAAAAAAGACCTGACGGAAGAGCTGCAGATTCTGGAAGCCGGCCTGTTTGCCCGTATTCACTACGTGCTGGTTGCCGGTGGCATTGAAGCAGAGAAATTGGACAAACTGCCGCGTGAGCGTTGGCTGGAACTGGGTTTGACTGATGAAGAGAAGCAAAATCAGTTAGAACAGTTGGCGGAGCAGTATGACGAATTGAAGCACGAGTTCGAGAAAAAACTCGAAGCTAAACGTCGCAAGATCACTCAAGGTGATGATTTGGCTCCGGGCGTACTGAAGATCGTTAAGGTGTACCTGGCGGTTAAACGTCAGATTCAGCCAGGCGACAAGATGGCTGGTCGCCACGGTAACAAGGGTGTTATCTCCAAGATCAACCCGATCGAAGATATGCCTTACGATGAAAACGGCACGCCGGTAGATATCGTACTTAACCCGCTGGGCGTACCATCACGTATGAACATCGGTCAGATTCTGGAAACCCATTTGGGTATGGCTGCGAAAGGTATTGGTGACAAGATTAATGCCATGCTGAAGCAGCAGGAAGAAGTATCCAAATTGCGTGAATTTATCCAGAAAGCCTATGATCTGGGTAATGACGTTCGCCAGAAAGTTGACTTGAACACCTTTACCGATGAAGAAGTACTGAGGCTGGCGGAAAACCTGAAAAAAGGTATGCCTATCGCCACACCGGTATTTGACGGTGCCAAAGAAAGCGAGATTAAAGAATTGCTGAAACTGGGTGATCTGCCGACTTCCGGTCAGATTACGTTGTTCGATGGTCGAACTGGTGAGCAATTCGAGCGCTCGGTTACTGTGGGCTACATGTACATGCTGAAACTGAACCATTTGGTGGATGACAAGATGCATGCCCGTTCTACCGGCTCTTATAGTCTGGTTACTCAGCAGCCGTTGGGTGGTAAGGCGCAGTTCGGTGGTCAGCGCTTCGGTGAGATGGAAGTGTGGGCGCTGGAAGCTTACGGTGCAGCCTATACTCTGCAGGAAATGCTGACGGTGAAATCTGATGACGTGAATGGCCGTACCAAGATGTATAAAAACATCGTGGATGGTGATCACCGGATGGAACCAGGCATGCCGGAGTCCTTCAATGTGTTGTTGAAAGAAATCCGTTCGCTGGGTATCAACATCGAGCTGGAAGAAGATTAA